One Meiothermus sp. QL-1 DNA segment encodes these proteins:
- the lipA gene encoding lipoyl synthase, which yields MRNLKTIQLEDFQNGGLIELKVVPGGIAQERPEPVDRNKPAWLRATAPTGPNYHRLKELTQRLRLFTVCQEARCPNIGECWSHGTMTIMVLGSVCTRACKFCAVDTGNPRGWVDPLEPLHVAQAVAELGLRYVVLTSVDRDDLPDGGAAHFAECVRQIKRLDPGVKVETLTPDFQGNLRSVEVVLEGGQEVFANNLETVRRLTPKVRDPRAGYDQTLRVLEHAKKVRPEVLTKSSLMLGLGETEAEIREAMRDLRAVGVDILTLGQYLRPTQHHLPVERYVTPEEFARYRDWGYEAGFMEVFSGPLVRSSYRAEKVFFEATERV from the coding sequence ATGAGGAACCTCAAAACCATCCAGCTAGAGGACTTCCAAAACGGGGGTCTTATCGAACTCAAGGTGGTCCCGGGCGGCATCGCGCAGGAGCGGCCCGAACCCGTCGACCGCAACAAGCCGGCCTGGCTGCGGGCCACCGCGCCCACCGGGCCCAACTACCACCGCCTGAAAGAGCTCACCCAGCGCCTGCGCCTCTTCACCGTCTGCCAGGAAGCCCGCTGCCCCAACATCGGGGAGTGCTGGAGCCACGGCACCATGACCATCATGGTGCTGGGCAGCGTCTGCACCCGGGCCTGCAAGTTCTGCGCGGTGGACACCGGAAACCCCAGGGGCTGGGTGGACCCCCTGGAGCCCCTGCACGTGGCCCAGGCGGTGGCCGAGCTGGGGCTCAGGTACGTGGTGCTCACCTCGGTGGACCGCGACGACCTGCCCGACGGTGGGGCGGCCCACTTCGCCGAGTGCGTGCGGCAGATCAAGCGGCTCGACCCCGGGGTCAAGGTGGAGACCCTCACCCCCGACTTCCAGGGCAACCTGAGGAGCGTGGAGGTGGTGCTGGAGGGGGGCCAGGAGGTGTTCGCCAACAACCTGGAGACCGTTCGCCGCCTCACCCCCAAGGTGCGCGACCCCCGCGCGGGCTACGACCAGACCCTGAGGGTGCTCGAGCACGCCAAGAAGGTGCGCCCCGAGGTGCTCACCAAGTCCAGCCTGATGCTGGGCTTGGGCGAGACCGAGGCGGAGATCCGGGAGGCCATGCGCGACCTGCGGGCCGTGGGGGTGGACATCCTCACCCTGGGCCAGTACCTGCGCCCCACCCAGCACCACCTGCCGGTTGAACGCTACGTGACCCCGGAGGAGTTCGCCAGGTACCGCGACTGGGGCTATGAGGCGGGCTTCATGGAGGTCTTCAGCGGACCCCTGGTGCGCAGCTCCTACCGGGCCGAAAAGGTCTTCTTTGAGGCAACCGAGAGGGTATGA